The genomic segment ACTCGCGCTCGGCCTCCTCGATGCGGCCCAGCTCGAAGTTGAGACGGGAGCGGAGGTTCCCCGCGACCGACGTCGTGAACAGGTCGCCGCCGGCCTCGGCCACCGACGTCGCATGGTCGAAGTGCGCCAGCGCGTCCTCCGTGTCGCCCTTCACCCACGCCAGGCGCCCGAGCGACACATCCGTGATGGCCTCGGCCCACGTGTTGCCGCGCCCCCGCAGCCTCTCGACCGCCTGGTGGAGCTCGGCCTCGGCCTTGTCGGTGTCGAGGAGTGAGAACTGCACGCGCGCCGTGGCGCGTGCCGCGAGCGCCATCGCCGCGGCATCCTCGTCCCCGGTCTCGGTGAACAGCCGCACGCACTCGCCGAGGCCCGCGACCACCTGCTCGCTGGGGCGCTGCCACATCTCGCCCCACAGCGCGAAGAACCACGCGACGGCGCGCGTGTGCGGGGTGATCGGCTGCTCGTGCTGCTTCTCGAGCAGCTCCAGCATCCACACCCGCACCTCGGCGAAGAAGCCCGAGATCCACCAGTAGATCAGGAGGCTCCACGCGAAATCGCCCGCGTCGTCGAGCCTGTCGGTGTAGATGAGGTGCCGCACGGCGGCACGCAGGTTCGGCAGGTCCAGCCCGAGCCGGGCGACCGCTTCGGCCTGCCCCGGTCCGCCGAGGTCCGGCGCGACCCGCGCGACCATCGTTCGGTAGTAGTCGGCGTGGGCGCGGCGCACCTCGTCGGCGTCGCCGCGCTGCTTGAGGCGTCCGATCGCGTACTCGCGCACGATGGCCAGGAGCGAGAAGACGCGCCGCCCGCCGATCTCACCCTGCTTGACCAGCGAGCCGTCGACGAGCGAGGCCAGTGCCTCCAGCGCCTGCCCGTCCCACGAGCGTCCTGCGCCGATCGACTCGACGGCCTCGAGGGTGAACCGCGTCGCGAAGACGCCGAGGTCCTCCAGCAGACCGCGCTGCGACTCCGGGAGCAGGCTCACGCTCCAGTCGATCGTCGCCCGCATCGTGCGGTGCCGCTCAGGGAGGTCGCGGACGGCTGCGGTCAGCAGCGGCAGGCTCTGCTCCAGGCGCTCCGCGATCTCGGCGGGGTTCAGGATCCGCACCTTCGCCGCCGCGAGCTCGATCGCCAGCGGCAGCCCCTCCAGGCGCCGGCAGATGTCGGCGAGGTCGCGCGCATTGTCGGGGGTGACGTCGAAGTGGGGGTCGATCGCCCGCGCCCGGTCGACGAACAGCGACACCGCCGCCGACCTGGTGGCGCGGTCGAGGCTCGCCGGGCGGTCGCCCGCGGGCGTCGTCAGCGGCGGCACCTCGTACACGCGCTCGCCGCGGATGCGCAGCACGATGCGGCTGGTGACGAGGAAGGTCGCGGCCGGTGCGACGGTGTACAGGCGCACCAGGACGGGCGCGGCATCCACGATCTGCTCGAAGTTGTCGAGCACGATCAGCACGCGCCGGCCCTCCAGCGCCACGGCGATGCGCTCCTCGAGGGCCGCCTCGCCGTTGTCGCGGATGCCCAGGTAGTAGGCGATCGTGGGCAGCAGCAGCCCGGACTCCAGGACGCCCTCCAGGAGCACGAAGTACACCCCGTCCGGGAACATGTCGGCGCACGCGAGGGATGCCTCGATCGCGAGCCGGCTCTTGCCGATGCCGCCGGGCCCGATGAGGCTCACGACGCGGTCGGTGCCGCGCGCCAGGAGCGTGCGCACCGCCTCGATGTCGTCCTCGCGGCCGATCGTGGTCGTGTAGGGCACCGGCACCCGGCCCACGAGGTTCGGGCCCGACTCCGGCTCGGCTCGCACCGGCGCGCGGGATTGGTCGAAGCGTTCGGCCAGGAGCATGGCGAGGTCGCCGGCGACCTGGTCTTCGAGGTCTTGGGCGGAGCGGAAGTGGAGGTAGGCGGCGGTGTCGTCGGCCTGGATGCGGGAGATGAGCTCTTTGAGGCGGTCGTCGCGGGTGTCGGTGTCTTTGACGTAGATGAGCTTGGGCATCTCGCGGGGGGCGAGGTTGTATTCGTCTTCGAGTCCGGAGACCTGTTCGTCGGGGGCGACCCAGCCGTAGCTGTCGCCGTAGATGCCGACGAACACGTCGCTCTGGGCGAGGTAGGAGCGGTACAGGTCGCGGGGCGGGTGGGGCCGTGCGCCGAGTTCGAACATCACCGGTGCCAGGCGCAGCCGTTCGATCGCCGACCGCACTGCTTCGCGCTCTTCCGCGAGCTCGCGCAGCGTCGAGCTCACGAACACCCGGATCCGCTGGTCGGGCGTGCGGATCACCGGGTGGTGCTGCATCCCCGTCACCACGCGGGCACCCTCTCGCGCACCTCGGCGTCGGCGTCGGCCAGCGCGAGGCCGATGGCATCGACGAGGCTCATCTCCGCGCCTGCGCGCTCGCCGGCCGCGACGCTCTCGGGCTCCGCCGCGCGCAGCGCGGCGAGCGGCTCTTCGTGCACGGCGAAGCCGGCGATGTCGTACACCCCCGTCGTCGCGCGGATGGTCGCGGCGACGGCGGACAGGGCGCCCGCCCGCCATCCGTCGCCGTGGACCGCCGCGAGGGCGCACATGCCCTCGATGCCGTACGTCGCGCCGTCCACGAAGTGCAGGCGCACCGACAGGGTCAGCGTGAGCAGGAACTCCTGCTCGGCGGCCTCCCGCTCGCCCAGCATGAACCGCAGCCGCGCCCGGTTGTTGCCGGCGACGACGCGGGTGAAGGCGTCGTCCGCCTCGTCGGCGATCGCGACTGCGCGATCGAAGTGCTCGAGGGCGTGCGGGATGTCGCGGGTCAGCACTCCGAGCTGCCCCAGCGCGACCTCTGCGAGGGACTCGGCCCAGCTGTCCCCCAGGGCGTGCAGCGTCGTGATGGCGTCGCCGAGTTCGGCGCGCACGGTCGCCGGGTCGACGTCGGGGAACTGCATCCGCGTCGATGCCCGCGCCGCCAGCGCCATCGCCGCCGACCGCTCGTCGTCCGACTCGAGGAAGAGCCGCAC from the Microbacterium atlanticum genome contains:
- a CDS encoding DUF4062 domain-containing protein; translation: MVTGMQHHPVIRTPDQRIRVFVSSTLRELAEEREAVRSAIERLRLAPVMFELGARPHPPRDLYRSYLAQSDVFVGIYGDSYGWVAPDEQVSGLEDEYNLAPREMPKLIYVKDTDTRDDRLKELISRIQADDTAAYLHFRSAQDLEDQVAGDLAMLLAERFDQSRAPVRAEPESGPNLVGRVPVPYTTTIGREDDIEAVRTLLARGTDRVVSLIGPGGIGKSRLAIEASLACADMFPDGVYFVLLEGVLESGLLLPTIAYYLGIRDNGEAALEERIAVALEGRRVLIVLDNFEQIVDAAPVLVRLYTVAPAATFLVTSRIVLRIRGERVYEVPPLTTPAGDRPASLDRATRSAAVSLFVDRARAIDPHFDVTPDNARDLADICRRLEGLPLAIELAAAKVRILNPAEIAERLEQSLPLLTAAVRDLPERHRTMRATIDWSVSLLPESQRGLLEDLGVFATRFTLEAVESIGAGRSWDGQALEALASLVDGSLVKQGEIGGRRVFSLLAIVREYAIGRLKQRGDADEVRRAHADYYRTMVARVAPDLGGPGQAEAVARLGLDLPNLRAAVRHLIYTDRLDDAGDFAWSLLIYWWISGFFAEVRVWMLELLEKQHEQPITPHTRAVAWFFALWGEMWQRPSEQVVAGLGECVRLFTETGDEDAAAMALAARATARVQFSLLDTDKAEAELHQAVERLRGRGNTWAEAITDVSLGRLAWVKGDTEDALAHFDHATSVAEAGGDLFTTSVAGNLRSRLNFELGRIEEAEREFVHTLLLSIGLHYEEGVAYGLEGVCAVAAAHGEAWRAAALAVAAGEIRRRIGIFDVQAFTVHTPYLEILRGHDPQSVAAGEAAGAELTVAEAVQLALPAAEYESVADKLRSW